Sequence from the Dysidea avara chromosome 5, odDysAvar1.4, whole genome shotgun sequence genome:
CACACATCCTTTTACTACCCAACATGACTGAAAAAAGACAATCTATATAGGGGAAGTCATAAAGTGTCACTAAATTGTTGACTCAGGTAAAATCCCTGGTGGGACACAATAATAGCTGACACCTCAACAACCACACACAATAGGTATTACTGAAATATAAACTATCCCATGACCATGATGATCTAATAATACCATCATAAAGTAATATCATGATTGAATCCACTAATGCTCTTTAGATAAATGTAGACCTTACTCACTGTACCAACACAGATTTTGCACCCTGGCATGATGTCACTTGTGTTATAATGGTCACATGACATACACACTGTGATATTGTACCTTTCATGCTCTCCACATAAAGTACATAAGCAATGATGACACATGGTTTAAAGTACCTTGCAAATTTTCATGTGATCAGATCAGATGaccacacaaacacattatATTCCCCCTCTTGTCAAAATAATTTTGGAATTTTGGACAACCATTTTCCCAAAAATTATTGACATCAAAACTGTCAAATACATCTACATTTGTAGTCACTTTTTGTACTAAATTGGATACATAATGATTGTGACAGTGTATCGTGGTATAAGTCCATTTCATGGCACGTATACTGTTTACAATTTTAAACTTGGAAAGTGATAACATGGCAACCTTGAATTAATGACAATGAATACATAATAGCAAGATGTATAATAAAGGAGAGGTTAACTCTCATCTATTATTAGAAGCTATTTAGCTAAAAGACTGTTTTCATGCATATGTGGATCATAACAAATAACAAACATGTGATCACCTGTGATAGACTGAAGATCATGATCATGATTAGGCAAAGAGTCAAAGTGAATTTATataacacgcatgcacacgcacacacagacagaAAAATGCACGCAAGCACgcgtgcgcgcacacacacacacacatactacaaagAGAAGGTTGGTTACATATCATCTCACAACATTAAAACCTCAGATTGTTAGCAAGTAACTTGTATTCTGCTTCTATGCCGTATGTGCATCCCTGAATGTATACAAACCTTCTGTCAGCTTTCCTAGTTTGAAATAAGCTTAACACTGGGTACCACATGCCGTACACAATCATGTCATAGAGATTATGACATGTGACCAACCTGGCAAATAGCAGTAACTTACCCAAACAATCTTAATCCCATGACAGTGTAACTTTTTCCATGTCTACCAGTCAGAAAGAATATCAAATTTCATCAACTTATAAAAGTGGGGTATATAAACAAGATAAATAAGGCAGAGGGTAATCTGTATCCAGCTTTAAATATATCAGAATTAAGATTTGCTTGGTGAAAAAAAACTGAGCCTGTTGATTGGTACTtattggtgttgataaggtcaaggctTTACTCTGTGAACAGGCTAAATGTATTGATATCCCTGGATATATTTCAGTGAGACGCCCTCTCCCTTACTTATATCATGAATTGTAATGCTTGTCCACTTGTGGTGGATCTATGATTACATGCTTCCGCAACTTTCAATTCCAGGGAATCTTTACTGGTAACCAGGTAGCAACAAAAGTACCTACAAAATCTTGCGGGCTCCATATGGGTATCTTACAAATGAATTacatcaataaaattaatattgttttCAAATTAGTGCGCACTGCACTACTGGTCCACGCTGCGTATTTTGACATTGTAAGTTCCAAAAAGTATAATAGCACAAATATACGAGTAATATGTTACATACCCGCACTGTAGAGAGTTGTAAAGGTGACTGGTCATTTTCAACGACTTTTGCGCAAAAAGCCAAAAATTACGTCATTATTATGTCACGCCATAGCCACAATTAGTTTCCCGCCCAACACAGGGGCGAGCGCCACAAAAGACCTAGTCACGATTATGTCACATGGGGCATTCCCAGGGACAGCCCCATTACATCAGATCAACTATAAAGTAGAAAGTTCaagtttattattaattatattgGCAACGAGCTAAAATGGCGTTTTGAGGCTGGTAATCCCAGCCTTGCCGCTACAACTTTACTAACAAATGGAAAGTTTCAGATTAAGTAGGATTACCGCTGATAGACTCAGGTCTCCAAGAGAAATATGGGAAAAATATATTTGTCAACTGTGCCAGTTTTTGTTGGACGATGCGGTACAAATCGCGTGTGGGCACAGATTGTGCAAGGAATGCGCGGAATCTAGTTTTAAAAGGTAAGTGTAGTAGTGTTTGGTTTTGAGACGGAAGACTAGTCTGTACATCCTAAAAGGGAAGCACGAGCTGTGAGAATGTGAATGACCCGTGTATTGTTAATAACGCTATTTTCGCAGATTGTATTGTGTCATGTTTCGTGTCATTCAGCCCTTAGTACTTGAACTAAGCGTGACTCGCCCTCTGTTTTACAAGTGTGCTCGCTCGTGTGAGACCCTAATGTGGCGTGATGTGGCGCCTTTTTGGAAGCGTCCTACTTATTATTGTGGTCGTTTATTTAAACTTCCGGAAAATGCCTAGTTTCGTGTGCGCGTTTTCAAGTGTTGGTATTAAATTGCATGACCAGATCCCGGTTGTTTTGCTTAATCTAGTCATAGATATGCTAACCCCAGTTAGTATATTTATGATCTAGTGCAATACAAATCAGTACGGCTGTTAACATGGAAGTTTCATACCCTCACAATGTAGTTAGCTATTAAGCAACATTTTGAACTTGAACTAGAGCCGATTAAGGATGTGCATTCTGAGTTATGTAGGCTATTTTAATAGAATCTGCCTGCATTGCGCTATTTGATGAGACTAAGGTTAAGTGGCCTAATTGCTTTATGTTCATTAGTTGGGTAAAATTTAGTGAACAGCCATCCCCATTAATCTGATAGATTTTACTTTCTTTATACAGATACATGCAAGCTGTTGTATATTCTTGTTATAGAGAGGATAACCCAATGTGTCCAGTAGATGAAGATGGTGAGACACATCATATGATCCCAGATGATGATATAGAGGAAGGCACACAGGTATTTCATTGAGCATGTGCTCACTAGAACATTTTTACAATGAATTTTGATGTGTAGAAATTCTTCCCGGATAAGTTTGCACAACGCGATATCAATAAGCTCAAGGTGAAGTGCCAATTCTCCAAGTGTGATCAAGTTATACTAATAAAAGATTTAAAGGTTTGTTAGCTATTACTATTACAAAATTCTTTATTCATGTGATTATTATACAGGAACACTGTTGGTCATGCCCACATGCTGGTGAAGTTTGTGAGTACTGCAAACAGTTTATCCCTCGAGAAGAGGTACAATAGATCAGTATATTGTACTAAAATAGAGAATATCTTTGTGTTTTAGGTGCTGACTCATACAGTTAGCTGTCCTGAAATGAAGAGACATTGTCCTTTATCAGATATAGAATATTTTCTTGATAGTGACAATGATGCAAGGCAATGGGGAGATAAAATAGCTGAACTCACAAATACAATAGAAAAATCATTATCAAAATGTAGAGGGATCAATGTAAGTGCTTGTACTAAAGAAGTGGTGGAGTCACTGtttgtgtatactgtatatgtacttCATTTTTGAGAATCAACTTtaatatttttttctttgcctTTAGTTGGATGCTGCTGCTTTTAAAACTCACTTGGACAGTAAACATGCCGATCATATTTCAGCATTAGTGGCACATTTGAACTTGTTAACAATAAATATTGCAAAACTGCAGTCTGAAAAACATTCAGATACTAAATATGAAAAAGATATTGGTGTGGCAAGGAACAGACTAGTATTAAAAGCTGTGGGAGGAGCTGATGCAGTTGAAACAGATGGAGCTGCTGAAGTTTCaatacagtttaaagcattagAGGAAAAAATACATATGATGCAAACGAGTATAGATAGTTTGAGAAAGGACTGTAATATGGTGCACAAAGAACTAGTAACAGCACAGAACGATTTGGCTATAGCCAATGATGATAATAAGAATTTAAAATCCAAGGTAGATTTCTTCGAACAAAAGCTTGCAACCAGAGAGCAACAACTGGAAGAAAAGGATTTCCGTCTTTCACTCCTGGAAGCCGGAAATTATGATGGAACGATGATATGGAGAGTAGGAGGCTTTGACTCACGTACTAAGGATGCTCGTGATGCAAGATATACATCGATTTTCAGCTTACCATTCTACACGAGCAAGTATGGGTACAAAATGTGCTTAAGGTTGTACCCACAAGGGGATGGAATGGGCAAGAATACCCATCTCTCCCTGTTCTTTGTTGTAATGAAAAGCGAGTATGATAGTCTTCTGCAGTGGCCATTTATCAACAAAGTTACTCTGACACTGATCAACCAGACTGGTGGACCAGATGTCACCGACACATTCAAACCGGATCCCAAGAGTAGCTCATTCCAAAGACCGAAAACAGAAATGAATGTGGCTTCAGGGTGTCCCCGGTTTGTGCCACTTGATGACTTGCACAGAAATGGTTTTATCAAGGATGATACAATTTTCATTAAAGTGAAAGTTGAGCAACTTCCAACAAGATACTGATTCAGTATTTCATTTTTGTAAAGAACTAATGTGAACTATCTATCTGTAATGAATAAACTGCTTCTTCAAcatattttgcaaaaaaaaaacaatatgaTTTTATGATTTTGTACTCTTCTGTGTAACCATCACTTTTGAAGTGTATTCTGTTATTTATGATTAGTCACTATGTACTATTTTAACATGCAGTATTGCTCAGCTATCTGGTGGTTGTGGTCCAGTCATAGAGGTAGGTATTATTTGGAATTTTGGTTTCCAGccttaatttttttaaaaatattccTAGCTGGTACAAGCTATTGACATGGATGGGATTGAGGAGAATGGATTTTAAATGACCTAAAAGGTCAGCGGTGTCACAGGCTTTACAGTTTCGATATTTACTTGTTCAGATATATTGCCAGTAATTTTTAATATGGTAGCTTTGTTTCTGTTATTTCTACAGGATATCATGTGGATAATTACAGTCTGAATGAAAAACCGATCTAGTGGCATAATCATACACTGATTTGATTTTTTACCTGTAAGTTTTCTATAtactgatatatatatgcaACTTACAATAGTGAATAGTTACattataatacagtacagtagtgctgtATTGTGGGCTTATTTcattgctatgatccctactcagaAAGAATAAAATGCAATTGCTCTAGAATTTTCTACAATTAATATCTGCATCACCAGAGGGGAAGACAGTAATTTATCATGATTTGAAAGCTAACAATATTAACTGAGAATTTGGAGGCAAACATTACTACACAAAACCATTAAAGTATTTCATACATGCACTGCTTATTTTGACTTGACCATACAAGTTTGCATGCTATATTCTTTTCTGCATGATATTTAATATtggcacgcacacacacacacacactgcagtCCTTGCATTGATGTACTAAAGATTTCCTCTCTTGTATATAGGAGTCCAGTACCCTAGCAGTGAGGTGGCTCCTGTGGTAGCTTCTATACTGACACATGTATGCTATGATCTCTTCCTAACACATCTGTGTGCTGTTTATTTCAAAAACATGTGGTGGATATGTGCACAAAATGCACAATTGTTAGAACCTGGCAACACTTTCATTGTTGTATTACTTGTATATAGACTGAACAATGCTATACACAAAGCATATATCTACACAAACATAACTGTACTTTTCTGTACACTGATCTTGTAATTCAAACAATATATAATTTGAGTGGGTAGCTAACAGTTTTTCATGTAATACAACATAACAGTTTTTCTGAATCAATCTTTAAATTATGATACGATGCATGCTTTGTGTAGTCTAGCTATTCAGTGCAGTAATTCCGTGGCTCTGTCATGGTCACTGTCCCCTCAAGCTATTTTCCAATTTATGTGAAAATTTTTTGGTGACTTCAGTACAATAGTATTATACCAAAGGCCATGCACTAGCTGACAAGAGTTACATCAGTGAGTACTTAACAAGTTTCCTAGGGTGCCCGAAGGCCAAAGTAAAGTGGAATCCTCAAACACACATGTTACAATATTAATATTCATGATTTCAGGCTAATTCCAATATTATAGACTCCTTCAGTATCAATGCAGGCTACAAGCCTATTGTTTATACAACAAAAGATTAAGAAGTACCATCTCACAAAATCGTAGTATTTTTTGAACCACTATCAATCACAGAGAGTTTTAGCTGAAAGTGCCTTTTCTTCTACTACTTCAGGTGTACCACAAGGTACTGTATTAGGCACACTTTTGTTTCCATATATCAATGACTTGCCTGACTGTACTAATGACTATATCAACCAATACAACCTGAGCTTGCTACAAAAGTACACTGATTTGCTTCTGGAATGGTGTAACACCAAACCAGGAACTCATGAGCTGCTTTCGGTGGCTCATAAACTCCTGGCCAAGATAAGTGTTGTTCTATGGGTATCTCACCATGCGAATATCATTATACCATATCTATCATAATGTTGTGTCACGAAAACACATTTCAGCAATCCTTTCCTCATAAAATGGGACCAGATGACATTGTAAGTCACTATCTctcaattaaaatttttatgacTATTATTTGTGATTGTGTTTTGATCTGTATGTAGCTATCCTTCAAATGTACAGTAATGGAAAACAATTATGTGGATTTCCTCCTTAGTTATACAAGCCTGCATGTACACCTTGTGGTGCCCCACTGGCTGTCCTCTGTAtttatgaccaagtccgtgtatTGTTGGGAGGGGGGAAATCAGGATTGGGCAAACTTCCCAAGGTataatggcacccattagtgacattattttattcattagcaggaccttttggtatcatcattttttgaaaaattaaaCAGTGTTTTTGGTGGATTAGTGTATAGCACTTATACTTCAaggataattttattattacacTGAATTTGGTATAATAAAGAGCTTACGAATGggtacataatatattatgaagAGTTCATAACCATTCAAATTACTTGTATCCTACTGCTTACCTTTTACTTCTTGTATACACTGAACATTGTCCTTCATTACATTGTCCTTCACTACCATAGCTTGGTTCCAATTCATCAGTGAATCCTAGAATAGTAAGCAGACTTTCTGTTCATAATTGTACGGTAAAGCAGCAAACAAAAGCATAAGTCTTGTAAGTATTGATTAGCTTTAAATAATGTACATACAAAACCTTTCAATTTCAATCTAAAGAtttaactgtatacatgtacaacacACATAGGATAGAAATATAGCAATTCTGTTCCATTTTAATGTGGACCTGGTTGTCCAGTAATTACAGCATTGGGCTGTTAACCAAGGGGTCCAAGACTAGGGGATCATGGCTGGACATATTTTACATTTCCACTTTTCTTTTTCACTTTGACTGTGTGTAGCTCTAAGTTAGGGCTAGCTGTAAAAATGGTTCTTTTAGCTACTGTGGTCTAGCTAATCTCCCACAGAAATTATGGGGATATTAAATGTTTATTAGTAGCTGTAATATTTGGTGTATAGCTAGCAATACTCTGGACAATCCAGTTTTCTAAACTTTCAGCAATGTTATATTGAGCTATTGAGTTCACTCGTTCATTCTTTAATTATTTCTTAAGCTAGCATGGTACAACCACTATAGTAGAAATGCACATACTTTGTCTTCTGGATATGGTGTAGCAATGCAGTTTTTATCTACCATGCCACCTAAACAAGTTTGGTGACTGACAGATGTAATTTCTCATACAATGGAATTGGTAAAAGTATTGTCTTCATTGGTGGTAGTTCAGAGAAAGCAATTTATTTGTACTTGCAAAATTCAATGTTCATTGGCAATGAAGGAGTACCCATTTACCATTCATAATAAAAGCTATACATTAATGGTGATGTGTTGTTTAAACATAACAAGGCGAACACTGGTGGAGGAGTTTTTGGTAGTGGCTTAGCTGTTGTATTTAAGACCAAATCTAATGTCACCTTTTACAAGAATTCAACAATCGCTGATGATTTATTATTAACAATTCAAGAATGTATTTTGCAGTCTGTCATAAGTTCTGCAAATAGTTGTGCTAAATCATTTGCCAGCACATTATACTCCATAGAAAGAGCCTATGTGAACATGGCAAGGGTGTAGATataaatataaaattaattacaatatAAAATTAGTTAATGCAAATCAGATCCAGCCATAATTTACAatttctagccaaaaatatcctctCAGATGATAGGATACTTTGGTAGGCAGCATTTCTAATGAATGACTTGAAGATATTTGCTAAATTCTGCCATTAATTCAGTGCAAATATTCAACTTTCCGATTGTGCTGGTTGTAAATGATGGACGGAGTCAATTTCAGCATAGCAACACAATGGCCTTGCGTGTACTTCATTACAACAGCAACAAAAGCCAACAAATTTAAGGGAGCAATTATTTGCGATGATAAATGTAACTCACATTTGATAGCCACTCAATAGTGATATGATAACAGTGATATAATTTGATGGTTACATAACGGTGACATAAGGTAACAAAGCTAGAGAAACTGTTTCTTTTATGACAACTGCGACATCACGTTTGATGGACATGATATTTAGAACAATGGTAACAATCCTGTGTCTGCAAAAACAATAGTCTGATAGCCTTTTCACAAATTGTGTCTCATTAGCGCTTTGACTGATGTAATTTTGAACAGATAGATCTGAAATGGTCAAACTCAAAACTTTCTAAAGGGTGTATAGAAGACTGGTTTTTCTAGATAGTCACAcaagggcagatttagggggaGGAGGGTGCTTCAacaccccctccaaaattttactatttaTCATCTGCAGACTCTCACTGTTGAATCTAAGTTTGTAAACTCAGCCAAATTGGAGAGCTCCTGTAGGACTTGGAATAAACTTCTGGCAAGTTTTCATCCTGGGAAATTATCATTTCTCCTTTGGGCTGCCTCTACACTTTGCCCACTGCTAACTTTGGTCCATTCAAAGTGATGCAAAGTGCTTATAATATTCCACCCGCCCTACTACGACACATGCTTTAAACGGTTGTTGTATTATTTAAGTCAGCAACACTATATATACACTTACCATCACAATCAGATGCTTCATATTCTAGCTACAAAGCTCATAGAATTTTTTGCATTTCTTTTATTTGTTCAAGTGTATGCAGACCTACAAAACATTTGGGCTACCGAAGCACCTTAAGAAACAATTTCATGCAATATCCATACTAACAACATCCTATCTGCATTCAATTCTCAAGTTTCATcaattgctttattagaattgACATGCATGCTCTCTTTACTCTGCACACCACATACAATCAGCTTGTTCCTGGAAACAGTCCAAAGTAGAATACCTTCAATAGCTAGCAGAGTTTGATCATTTGATAATATGAGACAATTAAAATTACAGTGCTTGGTCACTACCAGCCAGCCTTATGTTGaacttaattaatttttcttgcCCTGGCACAACAACTTCCTAGTTGCTTGTCAGGAAGATGTTGGATGATAATGCCTGTAAAAGTATTTCATCTTCTCAGAGAATTTTCTTTGCTAGATCATGCAAAGAGTGGGTGGGCTCGACTTTATTGATTGTATTTTGTAGATGGCTTATTTTTGTAAGCATACCTTCCTTGCCATTCCCATGCAAGCCCCATTTGTGGTCCTGTTTGGTTGCATGCATATGTGGATTTACATgccatttatttatttcattttgtttgttttatttgtTTCTGTATCATTTATCAATGATGGTTCATTCTCTTTCTGTGCTAGCTATAAGGCTAATAGAAGCTGCAGCACAGGTGAATTAAGGTAAGAGCTAATTAACAAGTAAATTATCCGTGATACAAAACCATACAACTACTATAAAACTGctaaaattgaaatactctaatagagcagtgaactactctaatagaacatccatcaccAAAACTTTTCTAAGTAGCTATACAGAACAAAGATCAGTGTGTGGGCTGAAATTGAATCTCTTGTTTACCTGTTCATGGCatgtgcactgctatctcacTATTATACCAAAATGTTACAATATACCTTATAAATCATAAAACATCAATT
This genomic interval carries:
- the LOC136255419 gene encoding TNF receptor-associated factor 5-like, yielding MESFRLSRITADRLRSPREIWEKYICQLCQFLLDDAVQIACGHRLCKECAESSFKREDNPMCPVDEDGETHHMIPDDDIEEGTQKFFPDKFAQRDINKLKVKCQFSKCDQVILIKDLKEHCWSCPHAGEVCEYCKQFIPREEVLTHTVSCPEMKRHCPLSDIEYFLDSDNDARQWGDKIAELTNTIEKSLSKCRGINLDAAAFKTHLDSKHADHISALVAHLNLLTINIAKLQSEKHSDTKYEKDIGVARNRLVLKAVGGADAVETDGAAEVSIQFKALEEKIHMMQTSIDSLRKDCNMVHKELVTAQNDLAIANDDNKNLKSKVDFFEQKLATREQQLEEKDFRLSLLEAGNYDGTMIWRVGGFDSRTKDARDARYTSIFSLPFYTSKYGYKMCLRLYPQGDGMGKNTHLSLFFVVMKSEYDSLLQWPFINKVTLTLINQTGGPDVTDTFKPDPKSSSFQRPKTEMNVASGCPRFVPLDDLHRNGFIKDDTIFIKVKVEQLPTRY